One region of Centropristis striata isolate RG_2023a ecotype Rhode Island chromosome 3, C.striata_1.0, whole genome shotgun sequence genomic DNA includes:
- the LOC131969060 gene encoding protein unc-119 homolog B-like: MSGAKARSDAPVAENVPGGGHSTAAAPPRERKAGGGVLKRLKSRRSQVDSRPVTEEDLRTQTGHITPEDVLGLRVATRGYLCKPEDNIYNIDFVRFKIRDLETGTVLFEIAKPPHTEDDEENREVDASAGRFVRYQFTPAFLRLRTVGATVEFTVGNRPLNNFRMIERHYFRDHLLKSFDFDFGFCIPNSRNTCEHIYEFPQLSESLVRQMVECPYETRSDSFYFVENRLVMHNKADYAYNGGQ, from the exons ATGAGCGGAGCCAAAGCCCGCAGCGACGCGCCTGTTGCTGAAAACGTCCCCGGCGGCGGGCACAGCACCGCTGCGGCTCCTCCGCGGGAGCGCAAGGCTGGCGGAGGGGTTCTGAAGAGGCTCAAGTCCCGGAGGAGCCAGGTGGACAGCAGGCCCGTCACGGAGGAAGACCTGCGGACACAAACTGGCCACATCACGCCGGAGGATGTGCTCGGGCTGCGGGTGGCTACGCGAG GGTACCTCTGTAAACCTGAGGACAATATTTATAACATCGACTTTGTACGCTTTAAGATCAGAGACCTGGAGACGGGCACTGTCCTGTTTGAGATTGCCAAACCCCCACATACAG AGGACGACGAGGAGAACAGAGAGGTGGACGCCAGCGCAGGCCGATTTGTACGCTACCAATTCACCCCAGCCTTCCTGCGACTGAGGACCGTGGGAGCTAC GGTGGAATTTACAGTTGGAAATCGACCTTTAAACAATTTCCGCATGATCGAGAGGCACTACTTCCGCGATCACCTGCTGAAGAGCTTCGACTTTGACTTTGGCTTCTGTATCCCAAACAGCCGCAACACCTGTGAGCACATCTACGAGTTCCCTCAGCTGTCTGAGAGCCTGG TCCGTCAGATGGTGGAGTGTCCTTACGAGACCCGGTCAGACAGCTTCTATTTTGTCGAGAACAGACTGGTCATGCACAACAAGGCAGACTATGCTTATAATGGAGGACAGTGA